The segment TGAAATGTCCAGATAGGCAGCTGGAGGCTTGTGGTAGGGGTCTCAGAGAATGGAGAACTTCAGAGCAGCATTAGAGAATGGGAGCCATGAGATCTCTGACAGAGGGAAGTGGGTCACTCTGGGGCCTAAGTGCCTTCAGCATCCTTGATGAATGGGCAAATGAAGAGAGGCTCCACAGCCTCTCACAGGCAGAGAGGTAAGGGGAGGGCAAGCAGGCTGCTGCTGGGGAAGCCACAGAGGAGACAAGGTGGTCAGAAGTGTAGCTTCCTACCTAGTGTGGCAGAGAGAGGACTGGAAGGAGCTTGCAGCTCTGTTTGACCAGGGACCTTCTGCATCTCCAGggaaagttcacagtttacatggATAAAACCTTTATGGAATAGGTGTGAGGGTCAGTGTATGTGGAGCTGCTTGGGTTCTCTTGAATCCATTTACTGGGATACAGACCTCCTCATTGGAAACAAGAGCAGGGCTGGTCCCACTCAgagatttctttcttcctgcagCTCAGGGTGCTTCCCCGGTGCCCATCCTTCCCCAAGTGGGGAACTTATGAAACCAAGTAGTAGCAACTGTGCTTTGGATGGTCAGGCCCCAGGTGAGCTTCCTGAGTTCCAAGTCTGTGACCCAGGAGTAGcaaggcctcatctccagggctcTGGCCCATTCTGAGCCTGCTCCTGTGGCTTCCCTGCCTAACTGCTTCCCCTGGAGCTGGTCCTGTCCACTGAGTTCATGGACTGTATCTTACCTTGAACTTGTCCTTTTATTAATGTGTCCTCCTAGCTTCCCTCTGTCTCTCCATCCCGTTGGCCACCAGGTACCCAATTCTGTGCTCTTGGTAACCCTGATGACTTGGCCCCTTAGCCTGGGAATGTCCCTGAGCAGTAAAAGCTTGTCATTCCAGGAGGCTGCAGAGTTGGAGTTCCTATCTGTGAACTATTCTCAGAAGTGGAAAGGTGCAGCACTCAGCCAGAGAGCCCTGTACCAGAACATCATGCTGGAAAACTGCCACAGCCTGGCCCCATTGGGTAATGACTCTGCTCCCCAGTAATTTAGAGTCGGCCCTCTTTGCTAGgttcttattcttttaaattatgaaaatataaagagaCAAAGTGGGGAGAATAATAAAGTGAATTTCTCTATATCAACACCCACTATAATTATTGTTAACATTCTCTTTACTTCCTTATTAATTAAGCTGGGCTTGTTTAATTAGAATTTGTAGTTGGACAGAATATAGAGCCACTCAATTACTGTCAGTCATGAGCTAAGTTACTTACAATAAGGCTGAAGGAATGGAAACCCGGAGCAGACCAACCAACTAGACCAGACTTTGGGAAAGAAAGCCTTGTAGGAGCCTAGGAGCCTCGCAGCAGAAGTGAAAGGATTTTCATGCCATTGTTTTCAGATAGCAGCACCCCACATATTTGTTTCCAATTGTCACTGATAACCATTTTCTTCACTctgaatgttttttctttctctgagctCCTTAATTAGCCTTTCTGTTTCCTCATATGTTCTGGTTGCTGTGGTTCCTGATGGATTTTTTCCTCCATAGATCATTTCAACTTGAGCTCCTACTTCTAATTTCCTTCGTTTCCTACTTTCAGTTCATAATTAAATATCATCTTTGAGCAGAACTTTGTTCCAGGCTATCTGGAGCTGGTTGACTACTCTACAGATAAACTATACTTGAGTTTGGTGTTTGGTCGTGGTCCAGTCACCTGTTGTCCATCCTTGAATGAGCTGAGTTGCTTGGCACAAGGCATGTTTGCCTCGGGTTCCCCTTCAGAAATAATGGGGCATGGCTGCTTCCAGGAAGTGGCTGTTGTCAGGGGAGGTTCTGGGGTTGACAGGTCTAAGACAGTAGCCTACTCTGAAGAGAATGGACTTAGAAGTCAAGGATTCAGACATCTGTAACTTGTACACACTAAAGTACTTGAAGATTTATACCCCTGATGTCTATGTGAGTGAAAGGAACCAACATTTTTTGTATTAAACTATAACTATGATTGCTCTGCCTTCTCCCAcctattataaaatttaaaagcaaatatttattgcttaTTTTCCCATGATTCCTGATTATCAAGATACCAAAGACATGTTTGATTTATATTTCAAGTTATTGATACCAGTCTTAATTTTCTGTATAGTACTGCACCTACCAGTCCAGTGTTGCAGGGACTAGAAGGTCCCCAGGTTTAGAGCTCTGCTCTCCCCTTAACACTTTTCCTCAGTGTTTCTCTACTTGTGgcttctccacaccctgtccctGTCCTGTTACTCAAGAATCACTCCTTTTTTGTACACTTTTTTTCCTGATCATACCCTCATAATATACATTTCTCTTCAACTCTCATGTTTGCCCACATCATTTCTCATATTTGGTTTAAAGTATTTACCACCACTCTCCTCAACATCTTTACTGTGAACTGTGGAGCCATATAGTGTCATGGTTGGAGCGGACCTGAGAGTTCATCGTTTTACTAAGGAGACACCACATCTAAGTGACTTCTGGGAGATCACACTGTGCTTTACAGTCTGGTCTCTTGCCTTTCAATTGGCCTGCCCCCCTGGCTGTGCTGGCTCCACATGCCTCTGTTCTGatagctctgcttcctccctcctctATGGACTAGCTTCCCCTCTTTGTTTTTCTGTCCATGAAGAAAAATTTGAGCCATTTCCCGTTTTTCTCCTGTTCTGAATGTGTCTCCTCATTCCTTACCCCCAGTGTGAATTTTTTGTTAGCTACGTAGGCTCCTGATAGTTCCGTTTCCCCAATAGGACAACAAGTGAATGACAGTTGTTTTCTTCTGACTTGGCAGCAGATGAGAACAGGATGGTGCATTCACAGTTGCCTCCAAAACAGGACATTTCTGGAGAATTGAAGTCATCTGACAGGATCTTAGGGGTGTTCTGTGGAGTGATTCCTGCAGGACAAGAAGCTGGGACTGCCAGTAAAGAGGCTTTAGAGAATCTAGAAGTTCAACCCTCAGATGAAGAAGGAACCAGACTGGACAGTGATTTCTTAGAAATAACACAGGAGGATAAAAAGAAATCCACAGAGGATCAATATGATGATTATAAGGAACTTGGGGGACATCTAGATCTGTCCTCTAGTCTCTCAGAACATCAGGGAGTTCTGAAGGGACAGAAGTTGTATCACTGTGATGAATGTGATAAAGCTTTTAATCGGAGTTCACACCTCATTGGGCATCAGAGaatccacactggagagaaaccatatgagTGTTCTGAGTGTGGCAAGACCTTCAGGCAGACTTCTCAGCTTGTTGTCCACCTCAGAATCCATACAGGGGAAAAACCTTATGAATGCAGTGATTGTGGAAAGACCTATCGCCACAGCTCCCATCTCATTCAACACCAGGGACTCCATTATGgggagaaaccatataaatgtaatgaatgtgcaaaagctttcaccCAGAGTTCCCAACTCATTGACCACCAGAGAACTCATAGCGGGGAGAAGCCATACGAATGCAATGAGTGTGGAGAGGCCTTCATTCGGAATAAAAGCCTTATCCGCCATCAGGTACTTCATACTGGTAAGAAACCTTACAAGTGTGATGAATGTGGGAAAGCTTTCTGTTCTAACAGAAATCTTATTGACCATCAGAGAATCCACACTGGGGAGAAGCCTTTTGAGTGTAATGAATGTGGTAAGGCCTTCAGTCGGAGTAAATGTCTTATTCGACATCAGAGCCTCCACACTGGGGAAAAACCATACAAATGCAGTgagtgtgggaaagccttcaatcagAACTCTCAACTTGCTGACCAtgagcgaattcatactggagaaaaaccttTTGAATGTAATGAGTGTGGTAAGGCATTCAGTCTGAGTAAATGTCTCATTCGACATCAGCGACTTCACACTGGTGAAAAGCCATATAAATGCAAAGAGTGTGGAAAATCCTTTAATCAAAATTCACACCTTATTATTCATCAGAGAATACACACTGGTGAAAAACCTtatgaatgtaatgaatgtggaaaGGTCTTCAGTTACAGCTCCAGTCTTATGGTACATCAGAGAACCCATACTGGGGAAAAACCCTATAAATGCAAGGATTGTGAGAAAGCTTTTAGTGACAGTTCACAGCTCATTGTACACCagagagttcatactggagagaaaccctatgaatgtattGAGTGTGGGAAAGCCTTTAGTCAGCGTTCTACTTTCAATCACCACCAGCGAACTCACACTGCAGAGAAGCACTCAGGTCTGGCTCGATCTGTTTCTTAAGACATAATTCTCTAAAGACAGCAAGGAACTTTGGTTAAGGTTTCTATATAAGGAGTATGTTAACTCTGTTCTCTGTGTTCAACCACTGATCAAAGTGGACCATCCCTAAAGGTTCTCTGCCAATCACAGTGGTGGGAGAGGGAATAACAGTGCAGTCCTTCCCAACTACTGTTTAAAAATCTATCTCATTTCTTAATTATTCATCCCCAAATCAGAATGTGTGTTTTCTCTAGGACAGAGATagttcctttttctgtttcatttcctcCCTTTTACCATTTACATAAAGTCATTCTCCAAGATACTGATTCACTTCTTGGCTATGGCCCTCTTTATGTACTATTTTTTACCTCTTTATCTACTTTTTAAACTCCTACTCTAATATGGTCCCTCACCACTTAGGTTCCCTGtctagaaaatcttttttttcatttcctttgctaaTCTGTGTCCCACAGAACCTGCCAGATCTAGAACCAGTCTTTCTTGAAAGACTCTCTTCTTCAAATACTTCTCCATTCATGTTAAACTTCTATTTATTGGACTTCAGTACTTTGAGTTAGCTGGTGGTGTATGTACAACTGTTGTTAAATGACCTTGTAAATTATTCTCAACCTACTGTATATGTGTGTACGTTCATGCCAACATATTATAGACTCTTTGAGGTTGGATATAGTATTTCTTTAAGTACATAGATAATGATTTTCATATGGTGgtagtataataaatacctttttaaaaCTCAGCTTTCTAACTGAACCATTCTTAAATTGGGCACAATCTCCCCTCCCCCTGGCCTCCCACCAGACTAGAAGCTTCTAAATATAGATCTTATATCTTCATAGAATATCACATACAAAGCCCTTATCGATTTCTGCATATACCTCTGGAAGTCTCATTACTGCTACTTCATTGTTTTCTGATAAATTTTCTATTGGGTTTAAGAAGTTTCCttctattcttatttttagtAGCAGTGGTATAGTGTAGTAGTTAAgtgcatagatttttttttttggccacagcacaagatgtgggaccttagttccacAGCCAGGGACCGAacgtgtgtcccctgcatttgaagcACTGAggcttaaccagtggaccaccaggtaagtcctatGAGCATAGATTTTTGTGCCTGGTAttctaggttcaaatcctgattcTTCCACTTTCTTAGGTAGGTGATCCTCAATAAGTCATTTAGTTTCCTTGTGTTTAGCTCTCCCTTGTATAAAATGGAGCTACCTCAGGACTGTGAGGGTAAAATTAGTTTGTAAGGGAAAGGCACTTAAAACAGTGTTGGCACTtaaaacagtgcttggcacatactgTGCCACCTAGTTTTTATTATGATGGCTTTTAAGTtctacatgatttttttaaaaaacccacttgTATAATTTTATAGACAATGtcctttatttttgtaattttgggGAGAGTAAGTTTCTAAATAATTGCAGTTTCCTTGTGCTCCTGGGATAAAACCCATTTGTTCCTGATGATTTTTTCAGGTACAGAACTAAATTGAATTTACTATTAAGTTTTTGCCTGCTtcacaaaatgtttttctttaattactcTGGAAGAACTTGAATAATATGGGAATGATTCtttgaacaataaaaataactcTGCCCGATCTGTTTTGGGGGATGAGGGAATTGAGAGGGACAAATTTTTTTTGTTCCCACCCTGAGAGGCATAAATCTTtagcagcatttttattttttcagttgttgCCCTCTTTAAGTTTCCATCTCTGTGTAAATTTTGGTGATACATATCTGGAAGTCATCCTTTTTACTGGACTGACAGTGGCATAAAGTTGCACTTCGTATTCTATAAAGTTCTACTCTTTTGTATATGTAGTTAGAGCTTTGTTTCATCCataatgttttacattttggtttcctttcagtttttctttcatgattgccatgtttattttgtttttctttgaaactccactttttcttgaatatattttttcatatgttctTTCACTGCCTCAAGTTGCAGAGACTTTTCATTAgcatcatctctcttttttttttaattactcagTGATTTTGAGTCCTGATATTTGTCCCAAGGTAGGGAAATCAACTTTTTCTTGAATTGTTTTATAGGCTATTTGCATGCTATTAAATTATCTGTTTAGATCTGGAACTAGAAGGTGAATTCTAAATTTTCATTACTAGTATGCTGTGCGGGAATAAAGAAGTAAAGGAGCAGCTCAACGTTTTGCTAATCTGGTTGAAAACTTTCCACCCACagcccccttttttcttttttgttcggCTTTTATATGAGTCCAATGAAGGCTCCTTCCACATGCACTACCTATTGCAAATAGCTTTGTTGTAAAAGAACTGAGTATGGAAAACTCTTCAATCCCTAAGACTTTATTTTACCTTGGCAACTCCAAATTGAGAAAAGAACGTATCCTGAGATGTTTGAGAAAACATTCAGTTTTATGAAAACATCCAGTTTTACGAAAACATCCACCAGAGACTTTTTATGCTTCCAAGAAACCTACTTATTTGAGTGTGTGAAAATGTTGGCTATAGTTTATTTCTTGTTTGACATCACAAAGTCCACCTGTGTTggattttaaaagcaagaaacCATTCATCCAGAGCTTCTATTATTTGCTACACATTTTTGGAAGATAGTATTCCTGGAATAAGTGTTGAAAGCTTTTAGTTATTGCACATGGGTTCTGCTTCATTCATGAATCCACAGTGCAGGTAAAGAAGAACAGCAGTGTGATAAagcttataatttatttttaaaaatcagacaaaattTATGCCTAGGAGATAGTTCAGATGATCACATGTGGTGGTGAATATACTAGGAGCTGGACATTTACCCTCTTATTTCTTACACAAAAATTATTCTACAGGTATATTCTGCATCTCAAACCCTGGTAATTTTGCTTCTAAGACAAGTAGGAAAGGTCAAGAGATGTTGGGTGCTGACAAGTTGTTGAGTATTGTCCCATGTTGGAAGACATTTCTCTTAAGTCGACCTCTTTGAGTGCTACAAAGGATACTGTAGGTGTTAAGGACAAATTGTGAACACCCACAGGGCAGCTCTTCCTCTatagaaaattagaaacaacCCCCCTACCCCTAACATTAGGATGTGTTCTAGCTTGATGTGCCCTTATATAACACTTGTCCAAAGGGGATAATGCGAAGGTGTTATGACATCAGCTTTTTCCAAGTACCTAATGGTACAAGTATCTGACCCAGATAGTATAGACTGATTTACTCCTTGCTGTACCAGAACAGTCTTCCCACTAATATATGCATAAGGCTAATGGACTGTACTTTGCCCAGTTGGATGCCCTGTAGGATGGGTTCACTTTCCTTTTTGAGACATATGAACATCTTACATGAAAACAATAAGATATATTTGGCGTCCCTAACGCTTTTCAGATCAGTGGCTCTTGGTTAGAAATTTCTAGCTGACTGAAAATGTAATGTTTTTCAGGTCACTGAGTTCAGTGACTTAACAATTTCTCAAGATGTATGTACAGTTGGCATTTTATGATGTCAGGCATCTCCCCCAAGCCCCCAGTTGCATTGTCTTGTACATAGATGATGTATTTACAAGATATTCAGTTTTCCAACTTTGTGCCATATGGATTGTGGGTGGAGAGGCACAGAGCCAACAGTCACACAAGTTTCAGTACAatgagatgaatggatagagtAACCACAGAACAACATGCATTCTCCTAAGACTAAATACGAGTGGCTGTATGTTCAGGGCTACACGGTGCATAGGTAAATACTCATCCACTAGGATGTGTGCATTATACTTTGATTCCCAGTTAGGTAAGGTTGAAAAATGCTATATCCCATCTTTGAGACTGTGTGGCTGCCCAGGGAAGGAGACAGAACAATGCAATTACACTATACCAGTAGTGACCCTGGCAAGTcagtatgatttaaaaaaaaaaggatattagtGAAACCTCTAGTTGGTATTCAGGCTGCCTTTGTGATGAGCAAAAATTGATGACATCCAAGCTCTCAACGGGGAGCCACATTGCTGGTGCCCCTAGGATTCAAGGGAGGTGCACCCTAGTACAGGGGCCATTTATAAAGAAGATCATCATGGCAGCTTCTGTAGTGCTAAAATTAAAGCCACTGATGTGTATTCTCTAAGCTGTGCATCCTATCCATTGTCAACATTTATCCTAGCAAGGAGCACGGAAGTAATGACATAGAAGGAGTCATTTAAAAGACTTTCAAAAGAGAACCATTAGAGGAACTCTAAATTCACCTCTTCTTGGGGTTCCCTGAGGTTTCCATTGAGAGTGTGTATATGGGATATTTGAACCGTAGAATCAGCAACAGCTGGACAATTTCCCCAAAATCTACAAGAATAAGAGAAGTTGCATGTCTTGTTGGGGGCCTCTGAgcaatactgtatataaaataagagTTAGAAATATCTTATACTGGGGCAGAGCTAAAGATATGCTCCACCTCCCTACACCATACAAGAAGTTATAATGTCCTGGCCCATAATTAATATCAAGGGCAAAGCCATCTTCAACAAGCCACCTGGTCTGAATCTCCAGATTCTGGAACACCCTTTTCCCTCGACTCATGAGTGGGTCATCACTAAGTATATTGCTTCTCAAGGAAGTCAGGTGTATTAGTCTGCTTGGACTGCCATAGtgaagtaccacagactgggtagcttaaccAACAGAAATGTGATTTTTCAGTTAAGGAGTAGAAAGtttgagatcaaggtgtcagcagagttgATTTCTTCTCAAGCCTCTCTCCTGGCCTTATAGATGGGTGTCTCCTATCTTTACATTTAGTTCATGTCCTAATTTCCTCTTACACAGTGGCATTGAAGTAGGATGTGCCCCCAGTGAGCTCTCTTAACCTTTATTACCAGTTTAAAGGCTCTGTCTCTAAATAAAATCTCATTGTGAAGTCCTGGGATTTAGGAGGACTTCAACACACAGATTTGCAGGGAACACAATTTAGGCCATACTATAATTTTATCCCTCTCCCTAAACATGTTCCTCTTACAGTCTATTTCTAGAGAACAATCTTATTTTAGTTGCTCAGATCAATAACCATGGAGTCATCCTTAACCAACATCCAATTCATTAGCAAATCATGTTGGACATgtgttcaaaaaatatatatcttcttATCACTTCCATCACTTCTAAGCTAGTCTAAGCCACCATCATTTCTCATCTGGAATACTTTAGTAGCTTCTTCATCTCTCTACTACTCTTGTCCACCCTTAGACTGTTCTCAACAGAGCAGCCAGAGCAAACTTTTAAAGCGTTATGTTACGGAGTGAAACACAGAACTTAAGGAAACAGGTTTCTTGGTTGCTTTCATAGCTAATAGCTAATAAACCTTTGAACATGTGGCAAGAGGGAAGAAAAGGTTCAGATCATGTTACTTTTCAGTCCCCAAACCCTCCTGTGTTATTTGTGATATCCAAAGCCCTTATGGCCCAAAATGTGCACCGTCTCCTTTTTTAAGGCCTGTGATTCCTGATGTTTCATCTATCAGGGTAGCCACGTGCCTTAACTGATCACTTCCTGTCTCTGCCTTCCCTTTCATAGTCCCACTGCCACCtatccccttctctctctttccgtTTCTTTCTCCTGACTCACTACTATGTTCTATGTATTTATTGTCTTCTCTGACTTCAAGTTAAGCTTCATGGGGCAGCAAGTTCATTTTCTTCACTACAGTATCTGCGGAGACTAGAACAATGATATAATACGCACTCAACACTATTACATGCTGCGGGTACACGATAGCTTTGAGGCTGAAAGGAGAGGGATGTGTGGAAAAGATGACTTCTGCTCAGCATCCGGAGCTCGGGCTATGACTTAAGGGAGACTCACTTCGAGAAAGGCAGCCTGACAGCCCAGTTGATTGGTCCCTCTTCCCGCCCTAACCAAGTCCCTTCCTCAGGCTCCATCTCTTCTAGGGCTCTCCGCGTATTGGCTGATCTCTCCGCCCTTTCGCCCTGCCAACCAATGATAGGATAAAACTGGGCTAGAGGCGGGGCCAGAGCTCCCACAGATCAGTGAGTGAGCTGGCCAGGGGTCTGGAGGACTCCAGCCTCCGGGGCACAGAGGTGCAGAAACCTCCCGATGCCTAGAAAGACCGGAGGTTTAGGGTGGGAGTTAATGGAGAGTCAGTGACGTAGTTCCTTCTCCGCTTTGTTCCGAGACGTGGGTCGGGCGCTTTTGGTGAGGGGTATGTGGCGGCCCGGTGTGGGGTTTGGGCCGGTTCTGGGAGCGGGAGGGGCACACAGGCCCGGGGCCAGGCCTCCCTCACCGCTGCCAGCTGCAGAGACTGAGGCGCGGCAGTTCAAGGGGTCGTTGTGGGGCCCCTCTCCCCTCGTTCGGAGCTGGCCCTTTGTCTTTGAGTCTTCTCCCACTGTGCTCACTTCGGACTGGGCTGACAGTAGTGACTGAACTGTATCATCCCCGCTGCTAGCCATGGGACCAACCTGGTAAAAGCGGTCTGAGTCCCGCCCAGGCTCCAAAGGCCTCCCCAACACTACGTATTTGATTCAGATCACCAGTATAATCCCTGATGTGTTCCTTGGGAGAAAACGGACCCAGAGAGGAGGGCAGAGTCTTGCCCAAGGTtacttattctttcattcattcaacaaatacttagcaCCAACTAGTAGTGTATTAGATCCGGGGATTACAGTTGTGTACAAGGCAAAACTATATTCTGGTATGGAAGAAATGGAACAATCTTTAACGGTTAGACGCACGGTGTGGGAATCTGAAGGAGGAAAGACAAAACCATCTTTGAGTCCTATCAATCCGGAGAGATAGGTAATCATAAAAAATTCTCCTTCTAGCATCCCATCTAGCTTTAGCCTTATTTCTTCCCGTCTTTAAAGACACTTAGCAAAGTTTCCCTCAtctcttttctgcaaactttTGTTGGAAAGTTGGATTTCAGAGAATTTCTCTGTTCAAGTGCATTTTTCAGAGGAGAATATGGAGACTTATGCTATCAGCAGAACAGTTGAAAAGGAGCGGCTGTGGTATGATAGAATGAGGATTTCCTTCGGACACAGAAAACTTAATCTCTTACTATACATACAGCTTTCAGCAAGTCATTCAATCTCTGGgaacttcatttcctcatctttaaaatgggaatgatcATCCTTACTGCTCGCAGTTCAGTAGGGAGGGAAGTGACCCAGGGATGGGACATTGCCCTGAGTGTCTGCTTGCAATTAAGATCTTAGAATACTCAGTCATTTCTATATGTTTACAGTGATCCAAGACCCCACTAGGAACTTTTTCACCAAACCCAAAGAAGAGATGAGGCAAGATCTGTGCTGGGCAGAGATCCTTTGGAGTGAGGCTACTGTACACAGGTGTGAAAGtgagccattttcttctcttcgGCAGGTGAGATCTTTATTGTGATATTAATTAGTTTGGGGATGGGAATCCTACCTGCCAGAAAATGTGGGGACCAGGGCTGAAAGGGAGCATTTCTGAAGAAAAACAGAAGTGAGAGGAGGCCCTCTAGATCCTGAGGAGTAAAATTTGGGGATGGGAGCCTCCCATCCCAAATGTAGTGATGTAGTGCAACTCCAATTTGGGTGTCAGGAGACTTTAACTTGAGTCTTAGCTCTCCTCTAagttccagtttccccatctcaaAATTTTTATGAGACTAGGTGGTCTGCAAGGTTCCTCCCAACTCTGACATTCTGAGAATCTCTGAACAGTTACACTAAGTCAGTCTTTTAGGGAATTTAAGCCCTTGGATGGCCCTGTTGAGACAGAACTGCCAAGAATGTCAATATTGTCGTGGTGTTTAGACAATATGAAGTACCAAAGGGATGAACtggtggaggag is part of the Bubalus kerabau isolate K-KA32 ecotype Philippines breed swamp buffalo chromosome 20, PCC_UOA_SB_1v2, whole genome shotgun sequence genome and harbors:
- the LOC129634740 gene encoding zinc finger protein with KRAB and SCAN domains 7-like isoform X2; translated protein: MATQGRGTSGLFPRGAVLQRQEGCLTVKQEPGSPTWGHGCSLQKNHPPVCEIFRLHFRQLCYHEMSGPQEALSRLRELCRWWLMPEVHTKEQILELLVLEQFLSILPGELRTWVQMHHPESGEEAVAVVEDFQRYVSGPGEVSTPGREQEMHSEEKTALGATHESPSTSPHSEGSAPGAHLEPPRDPGAHHHLSSEHSDENRMVHSQLPPKQDISGELKSSDRILGVFCGVIPAGQEAGTASKEALENLEVQPSDEEGTRLDSDFLEITQEDKKKSTEDQYDDYKELGGHLDLSSSLSEHQGVLKGQKLYHCDECDKAFNRSSHLIGHQRIHTGEKPYECSECGKTFRQTSQLVVHLRIHTGEKPYECSDCGKTYRHSSHLIQHQGLHYGEKPYKCNECAKAFTQSSQLIDHQRTHSGEKPYECNECGEAFIRNKSLIRHQVLHTGKKPYKCDECGKAFCSNRNLIDHQRIHTGEKPFECNECGKAFSRSKCLIRHQSLHTGEKPYKCSECGKAFNQNSQLADHERIHTGEKPFECNECGKAFSLSKCLIRHQRLHTGEKPYKCKECGKSFNQNSHLIIHQRIHTGEKPYECNECGKVFSYSSSLMVHQRTHTGEKPYKCKDCEKAFSDSSQLIVHQRVHTGEKPYECIECGKAFSQRSTFNHHQRTHTAEKHSGLARSVS